In the Burkholderiales bacterium genome, one interval contains:
- a CDS encoding AsmA family protein produces the protein MNLKTIFTKTGKGMLEMKNKALPKDISRILTLVDGKSTVGSLLGKDDKLTESKLRDMLKKLEDEGYIRIFSSGPETLFQADLDFTKGGKGIDVSEVKADVYNQAKARQIEQSQPPPRVGTQPPPRPGLTQPPPRPGLTQPPPRGGLTQPTRPAPAAPSVADLARAEAEARAKKEAEEKVRKEAEARAKAEADARAKNDAEARAKAETESRARAEAEAKAKAQAELKAKAEAEARAKVEAEAKAKRETEARLRAEAESRARAEADAKAKTEAEAKAKSEAEAKAKAEADAKARAEAEARATAEVRAKEEAAAKARLEAEAKAKAAAEARAKVEAEARARKEAEEKAEAEARRKKEEAALAAKYEQEAKAKIEADAQIKRDAETKAKAEMKAREDAEARSKIEAAKYEHEAKSKIEAEARNRREAETKTKAEMKAREETEARSKIEAERRMQAEIQAQLGAGEGAPVKPQDEEKLRKEARAKAEEAAWAKAEAEIRESIRESAKKEGKAKSSRMEEAEKEEERRKAKEREELQARERAKAEEKAKADAEALRVAKAKAKAEEEAKEREAAKKMRASKKPFNWKPAALILGLLIAAAVGLVQLIPLNNYIPRIEKLASDTLHEPVSINNLYVSLFPSPQVKLEGFTIGTLKDIKIETVRVPGLDLVLGGSTQLGDVQVDTIALDQDALPRLARWTTATGGTPALQISRVDFKNVRLALRNIPLAPLQGIISLAPDGAVRQASLQTSDGKLSAEVTGKDRQYEVKLSARGWQSPIGPEFAFDSLEAQGVATSSEMQLSSIRARLYGGTATGTADIHWDSGWGLSGDYDVKGMDVEQVMVVFSSHIIASGTLASKGNYSMQAQTPEKLFDAPRL, from the coding sequence ATGAATCTGAAAACTATATTCACCAAGACCGGCAAAGGCATGCTCGAAATGAAGAACAAGGCCTTGCCCAAGGACATTAGCCGGATCTTGACGCTCGTCGACGGCAAATCCACTGTCGGCAGTCTCCTCGGCAAAGACGATAAACTTACCGAGAGCAAACTGCGCGATATGCTGAAAAAGCTGGAGGACGAAGGCTACATCCGCATATTTTCCAGCGGTCCGGAAACCCTGTTTCAGGCTGACCTTGACTTCACCAAAGGCGGAAAGGGAATTGACGTCTCGGAAGTCAAGGCCGATGTTTATAACCAGGCTAAGGCACGTCAGATAGAACAAAGCCAGCCACCTCCTAGAGTAGGAACCCAGCCACCTCCTAGACCCGGATTAACGCAACCGCCTCCTAGACCCGGATTAACGCAACCGCCTCCTCGGGGCGGATTGACTCAGCCCACGAGGCCGGCGCCCGCTGCACCTTCAGTTGCCGACCTGGCGCGCGCGGAAGCGGAGGCAAGAGCCAAAAAAGAGGCTGAAGAAAAAGTCAGGAAAGAAGCAGAAGCCCGTGCGAAGGCGGAAGCCGACGCACGCGCCAAAAATGATGCGGAAGCGCGCGCTAAAGCGGAGACGGAATCACGCGCACGTGCCGAAGCGGAAGCAAAAGCAAAGGCACAGGCCGAACTGAAAGCAAAGGCGGAAGCCGAAGCACGTGCCAAGGTAGAGGCAGAAGCAAAGGCAAAGCGAGAGACCGAAGCGCGCTTGCGGGCGGAAGCGGAATCACGCGCACGTGCCGAAGCGGACGCGAAAGCAAAGACAGAGGCCGAAGCGAAAGCAAAGTCGGAAGCCGAAGCCAAAGCAAAGGCAGAGGCCGACGCTAAGGCAAGGGCTGAAGCGGAGGCCAGGGCGACGGCGGAAGTAAGAGCAAAAGAAGAGGCCGCAGCCAAGGCGCGCCTCGAAGCAGAGGCCAAAGCCAAGGCCGCGGCTGAAGCCCGCGCGAAAGTCGAGGCCGAGGCCAGGGCACGGAAAGAAGCTGAAGAAAAAGCCGAGGCCGAAGCACGTAGAAAAAAGGAGGAGGCCGCTCTAGCAGCTAAGTATGAGCAGGAAGCCAAAGCTAAAATAGAGGCAGACGCCCAAATCAAGAGAGACGCCGAGACCAAAGCCAAGGCAGAAATGAAAGCAAGAGAAGACGCCGAGGCTAGATCGAAAATCGAAGCCGCTAAGTACGAGCACGAAGCTAAATCCAAAATAGAGGCAGAAGCCCGGAACAGGAGAGAGGCCGAGACCAAAACCAAGGCGGAAATGAAAGCAAGAGAAGAAACCGAGGCGAGATCGAAAATCGAAGCAGAAAGACGCATGCAAGCAGAAATCCAGGCGCAGCTTGGAGCTGGAGAAGGCGCACCGGTCAAACCTCAAGACGAGGAAAAATTGCGTAAGGAAGCACGCGCCAAGGCGGAAGAGGCGGCCTGGGCGAAGGCCGAAGCAGAAATCCGGGAAAGCATTCGAGAAAGCGCCAAAAAAGAAGGGAAAGCAAAATCGAGCCGGATGGAAGAGGCTGAAAAAGAGGAAGAACGAAGAAAAGCCAAGGAACGGGAGGAGCTCCAGGCCAGGGAAAGAGCCAAGGCAGAAGAAAAAGCCAAGGCGGACGCAGAGGCCTTGCGTGTAGCAAAGGCGAAAGCCAAGGCCGAGGAAGAGGCCAAGGAGCGGGAGGCGGCAAAAAAAATGAGAGCCTCCAAGAAGCCGTTCAACTGGAAACCCGCTGCGTTAATACTTGGACTGCTTATTGCCGCGGCCGTCGGCTTAGTTCAGTTGATCCCGCTGAATAATTATATTCCGCGTATCGAAAAACTGGCATCCGATACGTTGCATGAACCCGTCTCGATTAATAATCTGTATGTATCGCTTTTTCCATCCCCACAAGTCAAACTCGAAGGCTTCACGATCGGCACGCTTAAAGATATCAAGATAGAAACGGTGCGCGTGCCTGGATTGGATCTGGTGCTGGGCGGAAGCACCCAGTTAGGCGATGTGCAGGTCGATACCATCGCGTTGGATCAGGACGCACTCCCCAGGCTTGCGCGGTGGACTACGGCAACGGGCGGCACGCCAGCGCTGCAGATCAGCCGCGTCGACTTTAAAAACGTGAGACTTGCACTGCGAAATATTCCCTTGGCGCCGTTGCAAGGAATAATCAGCCTGGCGCCGGACGGAGCAGTTCGGCAAGCCTCATTGCAGACTTCTGACGGCAAGTTGAGTGCGGAAGTAACCGGGAAGGACCGGCAGTACGAGGTTAAGTTAAGCGCGAGGGGTTGGCAATCGCCAATCGGCCCGGAATTCGCGTTCGATTCCCTGGAGGCCCAAGGCGTGGCGACAAGCAGTGAAATGCAGTTGAGCAGTATCCGCGCAAGACTTTATGGGGGCACGGCAACAGGTACCGCCGACATCCACTGGGATAGCGGGTGGGGGCTAAGCGGCGACTATGATGTCAAAGGAATGGACGTGGAGCAGGTGATGGTCGTTTTCAGCAGCCACATCATCGCGAGTGGCACCCTGGCAAGCAAGGGCAATTACAGCATGCAAGCGCAAACCCCGGAAAAGCTTTTCGATGCGCCGCGCCTT